One window of Veillonellaceae bacterium genomic DNA carries:
- a CDS encoding glycosyltransferase family 4 protein, which translates to MIRDLRVGIPIVGSKGWLGGVSHMELHVKAVTALPKDERPQLFLVITDDSFESYQFYRSWVTLFDSVIYIGSDCEKVSAITELPVIHCKSWDELFTIIDFFFPVSFNVLPNHCAASWIHDFQHKHLPDFFPAHDIALRDDLCQRIADQAKLVFCSSRAVESDFKRFYPDSKALTYVLALRIKPEPEWYEGDPIAVQNKYGLPDEFVLCSNQFWVHKNHRLLFAAIAQLRQTGQDVHLACTGLPNDFRCPDYMDQLKAYIEELGIADLIHILGQIPRQDQIQLIRRSLFVVQPSLFEGLSLIVQECRALGKTIVLSDLDVHIEHEYGVYFKRADSKDLAAKMRQLVYHAKPGPDTMREIEARLQAEGLTIGYGKSFCKMVEQAQALFNTNRPPSTDSPVLIATSLALSADMSSQRHAIDSWLQAGFAVVSLNRPEDISALKREFPDISFAVLSHNGGNNYNARQVYLNDLLNYLRQSNTAVCGIVEPDICLYGSNLVAAIAKEAVNCLIYQEKTSIEGLRCFEGTAFPGPGCIFFDRQILACYPNETFSLDQPWWDYWAILIPLINKIPIKHVTTPFAYHVTHSQHYDIDIMISLGSILAKYAPPPFELSGQTLAKYQTIIAQIISNHSLDVAIYNLNVNDIAYREVKA; encoded by the coding sequence ATGATTAGGGATTTGCGCGTTGGTATCCCAATTGTCGGCAGTAAAGGCTGGCTAGGCGGCGTTTCACATATGGAGCTCCACGTTAAAGCCGTCACTGCGCTGCCTAAAGATGAGCGCCCGCAGCTCTTTCTTGTTATTACTGACGACTCGTTTGAAAGTTACCAATTTTACCGTTCTTGGGTCACTTTGTTTGATAGCGTGATCTATATAGGATCTGACTGTGAAAAGGTTTCAGCTATAACAGAGTTGCCGGTTATCCACTGTAAAAGCTGGGATGAGCTTTTTACCATAATTGACTTCTTTTTTCCGGTTAGTTTTAATGTCCTTCCAAATCACTGTGCGGCTTCATGGATCCACGATTTCCAGCATAAACACCTGCCAGATTTTTTCCCTGCTCATGACATTGCCTTGCGCGACGATCTTTGTCAGCGTATTGCCGATCAAGCTAAACTGGTTTTCTGCAGCAGCCGCGCGGTCGAAAGTGATTTTAAACGGTTTTATCCTGATTCCAAGGCTTTGACGTATGTATTGGCGCTGCGCATAAAGCCCGAACCTGAATGGTATGAAGGTGATCCAATTGCAGTCCAAAATAAGTATGGCTTACCGGATGAGTTTGTACTTTGCTCAAATCAATTTTGGGTACATAAGAATCACCGTCTGTTGTTCGCGGCTATTGCCCAACTGCGTCAAACAGGTCAAGATGTTCATCTGGCCTGTACAGGTTTGCCGAATGATTTCCGCTGCCCGGACTATATGGACCAACTTAAAGCATATATCGAAGAACTGGGGATTGCTGACCTTATCCACATTTTAGGGCAAATTCCGCGCCAGGATCAGATTCAGCTTATCCGCCGCTCACTGTTTGTTGTGCAGCCCTCACTGTTCGAGGGGCTTAGTCTTATCGTGCAGGAATGCCGGGCCTTAGGGAAAACAATCGTCTTGTCGGATCTGGATGTTCATATAGAACACGAATATGGAGTTTACTTTAAGCGAGCAGATAGCAAAGACCTTGCCGCTAAAATGCGTCAACTTGTTTATCACGCTAAACCGGGCCCAGATACTATGCGGGAAATCGAGGCCAGGCTGCAAGCTGAAGGGCTGACAATCGGGTATGGAAAATCTTTCTGTAAAATGGTCGAGCAAGCCCAAGCATTATTCAACACTAACAGACCGCCTTCGACTGACTCACCAGTTCTTATTGCCACATCACTTGCACTATCGGCTGATATGTCCAGTCAACGGCATGCTATCGATAGTTGGCTGCAAGCAGGGTTTGCCGTAGTCTCATTAAACAGGCCCGAAGATATTTCGGCACTTAAGCGTGAGTTTCCCGATATTAGCTTTGCTGTTTTAAGCCATAACGGTGGCAACAATTATAACGCGCGACAAGTTTATCTAAATGATTTGCTAAATTACCTACGACAGAGCAATACCGCAGTTTGCGGCATAGTAGAGCCTGATATTTGCCTTTATGGAAGTAATTTAGTGGCCGCCATTGCTAAAGAAGCTGTTAACTGCCTGATATATCAAGAAAAAACTAGCATCGAAGGTCTTCGCTGCTTTGAGGGAACGGCCTTTCCCGGACCAGGCTGTATCTTTTTCGACCGTCAAATTTTGGCTTGCTATCCGAATGAGACGTTTAGTCTAGACCAGCCCTGGTGGGATTACTGGGCCATTCTTATTCCGCTTATCAATAAAATCCCGATTAAACATGTGACAACACCATTTGCTTACCACGTCACTCATAGTCAGCATTATGATATTGATATTATGATATCACTCGGCAGCATTCTGGCTAAATATGCCCCGCCCCCCTTTGAACTGTCTGGCCAGACTTTAGCAAAATACCAGACAATTATTGCCCAAATCATCAGCAACCACTCGCTTGACGTTGCCATCTATAATCTTAACGTCAACGATATAGCTTACCGCGAGGTGAAGGCATGA
- the gmd gene encoding GDP-mannose 4,6-dehydratase produces the protein MKKALITGITGQDGAYLAEFLLNKGYEVHGIKRRSSLFNTQRIDHLYRDTHEENVRFILHYGDLTDCANLIRIMQEVQPDEVYNLAAQSHVKVSFETPEYTANSDAVGTLRLLEAIRILDLTEKTKFYQASTSELFGKVQEVPQRETTPFYPRSPYAAAKLYSYWITVNYREAYNIFACNGILFNHESPLRGETFVTRKITRGVARIKLGLQDVFYLGNLNAKRDWGYAGDYVEAMWLMLQQEQPDDFVIATGETHSVREFVELAFKNVGINIIWRGTGIDEHGVDEATGKIVVRVDPRYFRPTEVDLLLGDAAKAKAKLGWQPKVTFPELVAMMVKADTDQAKCDLLCQSNGFRVPQYEE, from the coding sequence ATGAAAAAAGCATTAATTACCGGAATAACCGGGCAGGATGGTGCCTATCTGGCTGAATTCTTACTTAATAAAGGGTATGAAGTGCACGGTATAAAACGACGTTCATCGCTGTTCAACACCCAGCGAATTGATCATCTTTACCGGGATACCCACGAAGAAAATGTACGTTTTATTCTGCACTACGGCGATTTAACTGATTGTGCTAATCTTATCCGCATAATGCAAGAAGTACAGCCTGATGAGGTTTATAATTTAGCTGCTCAAAGCCATGTTAAAGTATCTTTTGAAACCCCCGAGTATACTGCTAATAGTGATGCGGTTGGCACTTTACGGCTGCTTGAGGCTATCCGCATTCTGGATTTAACCGAAAAAACAAAATTCTACCAGGCTTCAACCAGTGAATTATTCGGTAAAGTACAGGAAGTACCGCAACGAGAAACTACTCCCTTTTATCCGCGCAGCCCATATGCGGCAGCCAAATTATATTCGTATTGGATAACAGTTAACTACCGCGAGGCCTATAATATATTTGCCTGTAACGGCATCCTTTTTAACCACGAATCACCGCTGAGAGGCGAAACCTTTGTCACGCGTAAAATTACCAGAGGCGTCGCCCGCATCAAACTTGGGTTACAGGATGTATTCTACCTTGGCAACCTGAACGCAAAACGTGACTGGGGCTATGCCGGTGATTACGTTGAGGCCATGTGGCTAATGCTGCAGCAGGAGCAGCCAGATGATTTTGTCATTGCTACTGGGGAAACTCATTCAGTCCGCGAGTTTGTAGAGCTAGCCTTTAAGAATGTCGGGATAAATATCATTTGGCGTGGCACCGGCATCGACGAACATGGTGTTGATGAAGCAACAGGCAAAATCGTGGTTAGAGTCGACCCGCGCTACTTCCGTCCTACCGAAGTTGATTTATTGTTGGGAGACGCTGCCAAAGCCAAAGCAAAACTTGGCTGGCAGCCTAAAGTCACCTTTCCGGAGCTAGTCGCCATGATGGTCAAAGCGGACACCGACCAGGCAAAATGCGATTTACTCTGCCAAAGCAATGGATTTCGAGTCCCTCAGTATGAAGAATAA
- a CDS encoding cupin domain-containing protein: MEIKKVPEIKKLEILKQEQFGQIFRQVFFSPRTTCSNFLKMAFLDVPPGSVGTPHIHLGDEIVYTIKGKAILTISDNEYVLEPGTCFLIPTDAPHPAKVVGTENWVAIAAYCDECPVLKKERDQVDVDYPIILQE; this comes from the coding sequence TTGGAGATTAAAAAAGTTCCCGAGATTAAAAAGCTCGAAATCTTAAAGCAGGAACAGTTTGGCCAAATCTTTCGGCAGGTTTTTTTTTCGCCAAGGACCACTTGCAGCAACTTCTTAAAGATGGCGTTCTTGGATGTCCCGCCTGGATCAGTAGGCACGCCGCATATTCATTTGGGTGATGAGATTGTCTATACTATTAAGGGTAAGGCGATACTAACTATCAGCGATAATGAATATGTGCTCGAACCTGGTACCTGTTTTTTGATTCCCACCGATGCACCGCATCCTGCCAAAGTAGTCGGTACTGAGAATTGGGTTGCGATTGCTGCCTACTGCGATGAATGTCCGGTGCTAAAAAAAGAACGGGACCAAGTAGACGTAGATTACCCCATAATACTGCAAGAGTAA
- a CDS encoding PAS domain S-box protein, with the protein MKPDVLACILENLSDGFYAMDSNLCLTYINKKALAFLAKHKTEVIGKSFSEVFPTTMVKDLRQMYKQAVQADKEAEFEYYYEPLASWFELRMFPNAGNLYVFFYDITKLKIKNLELQKARDELQTYKNQLEELVKERTCELEAANNSLKAENLQRQQIEMALRASEKRFAMAFSASPIMMGIHDKDGRFIDVNNKFLSNTGWSKYEVIGRTIGDLKLCYECAPAVLEKTIAERAGISNLETYYLTKRGERREVLLSNEVVNFNGRDLILLLMNDITEQRAFEKELSKLESLNLVGQMAASVAHEIRNPMTAARGFLQLLGKRLTNERDHGYIEIVIEELDRINHIITQFLSLARNRTIQTACINLNDVINSLYPIIQADAMMNNKEIKLDLAGDIPRLTLDEREIRQLILNLVRNGLEAMESGGKLTIQTYLDNQDVILAIQDEGSGIDAAVLDKLGTPFITTKPQGTGLGLSVCYSIVERHHGRITVDSSLKGTTFYVMLPNKNCC; encoded by the coding sequence ATGAAACCTGATGTGCTAGCCTGTATTCTTGAAAATCTTTCCGATGGCTTTTATGCTATGGATAGCAACTTATGTTTAACATATATTAATAAAAAAGCTCTGGCGTTTTTGGCTAAGCATAAAACAGAAGTTATCGGCAAGAGCTTTTCAGAGGTTTTTCCTACAACTATGGTTAAAGATTTGCGTCAAATGTATAAGCAGGCAGTACAAGCTGATAAAGAAGCTGAATTTGAGTATTACTATGAACCGTTAGCCAGTTGGTTTGAGTTACGCATGTTTCCCAATGCTGGGAATCTGTATGTCTTTTTTTATGATATAACTAAACTTAAGATTAAAAATCTCGAATTGCAAAAAGCTAGAGACGAACTGCAAACCTATAAAAATCAGCTGGAAGAGTTGGTAAAGGAGCGAACCTGCGAGCTAGAGGCTGCAAATAATAGTCTAAAAGCTGAGAATTTACAGCGGCAGCAAATCGAAATGGCCCTGCGCGCATCTGAAAAGCGCTTTGCAATGGCGTTTAGCGCAAGCCCGATTATGATGGGCATTCATGACAAAGATGGACGGTTTATCGATGTCAATAACAAGTTCTTAAGTAATACGGGCTGGTCAAAATATGAGGTGATTGGTCGTACAATAGGCGACCTAAAGCTATGTTATGAATGTGCTCCGGCAGTATTAGAAAAAACTATCGCTGAACGAGCAGGTATTTCTAATTTGGAGACCTATTATCTGACTAAGCGGGGGGAAAGGCGCGAGGTTTTGCTGTCGAACGAGGTTGTTAATTTTAATGGCCGCGACCTTATCCTTTTGCTGATGAATGACATAACTGAACAGCGGGCGTTTGAAAAAGAGCTGTCTAAGCTGGAAAGCCTTAATTTAGTTGGTCAGATGGCTGCCAGTGTGGCTCATGAGATACGCAATCCCATGACGGCGGCGCGGGGGTTTCTGCAACTGCTGGGAAAAAGGCTAACCAATGAAAGAGATCACGGTTATATTGAGATAGTAATTGAAGAGTTGGATCGGATAAATCATATAATTACGCAATTTTTGTCATTGGCGCGTAACAGAACAATCCAAACTGCCTGTATAAATCTAAATGACGTAATTAATTCTCTATATCCAATAATTCAAGCCGATGCTATGATGAATAATAAGGAAATTAAGCTGGATTTGGCAGGCGATATTCCGAGATTAACCCTAGATGAAAGGGAGATACGCCAGCTTATATTAAACCTGGTACGCAACGGACTGGAAGCTATGGAAAGCGGGGGCAAGCTAACAATTCAGACCTACTTAGACAATCAGGACGTAATTTTAGCTATTCAGGATGAAGGGTCGGGAATAGATGCCGCTGTTTTAGATAAACTCGGTACGCCTTTTATCACGACTAAGCCGCAAGGAACGGGGCTAGGACTGTCGGTATGCTATAGCATAGTCGAACGGCACCATGGACGGATTACTGTGGATTCCAGCCTCAAAGGGACTACTTTTTATGTAATGCTTCCCAATAAAAACTGCTGCTAA
- the cysK gene encoding cysteine synthase A encodes MTKIAKNLTELIGNTPLLELSNYGQNKELEAKIIAKLEYFNPLGSVKDRVGYAMIQNAEERGLINKDTLIVEPTSGNTGVGLAFVAAARGYRLILTMPDTMSVERRNLLKALGAELVLTPGAEGMKGAIKRAEELVAQNPNSFMPQQFENPANPAMHKKTTAEEIWRDTDGQVDIFVAGVGTGGTITGVGEVLKARKPEVKIIAVEPFDSPVISGGKPGPHKIQGIGAGFVPSVLNTAIIDSIAKVQNEEAFAAAKEVAKYEGLLIGISSGAALHTATELAKRPENKGKNIVVLLPDTGERYLSTALFQDS; translated from the coding sequence ATGACCAAAATTGCCAAAAATCTTACTGAGCTTATCGGTAATACTCCATTGCTGGAACTGTCTAATTATGGACAAAACAAAGAGCTTGAGGCAAAAATTATCGCTAAACTGGAATATTTTAATCCGCTTGGCAGTGTAAAAGACCGGGTTGGTTATGCTATGATTCAAAATGCCGAAGAACGTGGACTTATCAACAAGGATACATTAATTGTCGAGCCTACCAGTGGAAACACCGGGGTTGGCCTGGCCTTTGTTGCCGCTGCCCGCGGTTATAGACTTATTCTAACAATGCCTGATACAATGAGTGTTGAACGCCGTAATCTCCTTAAAGCCTTGGGGGCCGAGCTTGTACTTACTCCTGGTGCAGAAGGCATGAAAGGCGCAATTAAGAGGGCCGAAGAACTTGTTGCTCAAAATCCCAATTCCTTTATGCCGCAGCAGTTTGAGAACCCTGCAAACCCGGCAATGCATAAGAAAACAACGGCTGAGGAAATCTGGCGCGATACTGATGGTCAAGTTGATATCTTTGTTGCCGGTGTTGGTACTGGCGGTACGATTACCGGCGTTGGTGAAGTTTTGAAAGCAAGAAAGCCTGAAGTGAAAATTATCGCGGTTGAACCATTTGACTCTCCTGTTATCTCGGGTGGAAAGCCTGGGCCGCATAAAATCCAGGGAATTGGCGCTGGTTTTGTACCTAGCGTCCTAAATACCGCTATCATTGACAGCATTGCCAAGGTCCAAAACGAAGAAGCCTTTGCTGCGGCCAAAGAGGTTGCAAAATACGAAGGACTCTTAATTGGAATATCAAGCGGCGCGGCTTTGCATACAGCTACTGAACTTGCTAAACGGCCTGAAAATAAGGGTAAAAACATTGTCGTCCTCTTGCCGGATACCGGTGAAAGATATTTGTCGACAGCTTTGTTTCAAGATTCTTAG
- a CDS encoding homocysteine synthase, whose amino-acid sequence MTLPENLRFDTLAIHAGQEPDPTTGSRVTPIYQTTAYSFRDSEHAANLFELKETGNIYTRIMNPTTDVLEKRITALEDGVGALAFASGHAAINATIFNIAQAGDDIVSSSTLYGGTYNMFSYTLPRLGIKVHLVDASNPENFRKAITSNTKALYAELIGNPKIDILNIEKVAEIAHENGIPLIVDATFATPYLCRPFKFGADIIIHSATKFIGGHGTSMGGLVVDGGKFDWGNGKFPLLSEPDPSYHDLKFAEALGPLAFITRLRVQILRDLGACISPFNSFQLLQGLETLHLRMQRHTENTQNVAEFLAQHEQVSWVSYPGLASHPDYELAKKYFPKGPGALLTFGIKGGLEAGRKFINSLKLFSLVANVGDAKSLVIHPASTTHSQLTSEQRASAGVPDDMVRLSIGIEDVQDIINDLEQALTAANN is encoded by the coding sequence ATGACATTACCGGAAAATTTAAGGTTTGATACATTAGCAATACATGCAGGACAAGAGCCTGATCCGACGACTGGTTCGAGGGTAACACCTATTTACCAAACAACGGCGTATAGTTTTCGTGACAGTGAGCATGCCGCAAATCTATTCGAATTGAAGGAAACAGGCAATATCTATACCCGTATCATGAACCCAACTACCGATGTGCTAGAAAAAAGAATAACCGCGCTTGAGGATGGTGTAGGGGCGCTGGCTTTTGCATCAGGCCATGCGGCGATTAATGCTACAATCTTTAACATTGCCCAGGCTGGCGATGATATAGTAAGCTCCTCGACTTTATACGGCGGAACTTACAATATGTTTTCATACACCCTGCCGCGATTAGGGATTAAGGTCCACTTAGTTGATGCCAGCAATCCGGAAAATTTCCGGAAGGCCATTACCTCTAATACCAAAGCCTTGTATGCTGAATTAATCGGCAATCCGAAGATTGATATCCTTAACATTGAAAAGGTAGCAGAAATTGCTCACGAAAACGGTATTCCGCTTATTGTAGATGCGACTTTTGCAACACCGTACCTATGCCGGCCATTTAAATTTGGCGCTGATATTATTATCCATTCAGCAACCAAGTTTATCGGCGGTCATGGCACATCAATGGGCGGCCTGGTTGTTGACGGCGGCAAATTTGATTGGGGCAACGGCAAATTTCCGCTGCTTAGCGAGCCCGACCCGAGCTATCATGATTTAAAATTTGCTGAAGCGCTTGGACCGCTAGCTTTCATCACGAGATTGCGGGTACAAATTCTCCGCGATCTAGGGGCCTGCATAAGCCCGTTCAATAGTTTCCAACTACTGCAAGGCCTAGAAACATTACACTTAAGAATGCAGCGTCATACGGAAAACACCCAAAATGTTGCTGAATTCCTAGCTCAGCATGAACAGGTAAGTTGGGTGAGCTACCCCGGGCTTGCGAGCCATCCCGACTATGAACTGGCGAAAAAGTACTTCCCGAAAGGCCCGGGCGCTCTGCTGACCTTTGGTATTAAAGGCGGATTAGAAGCCGGCCGGAAGTTCATTAATTCTTTAAAACTGTTCTCGTTGGTAGCCAATGTCGGCGACGCTAAGTCGTTAGTTATCCACCCGGCTAGCACCACTCACTCCCAACTGACTTCCGAACAGCGGGCCAGCGCCGGAGTTCCTGATGATATGGTCAGATTATCAATCGGTATTGAAGATGTTCAGGATATAATTAATGATCTTGAACAAGCTCTGACTGCTGCGAATAATTAA
- a CDS encoding homoserine O-acetyltransferase, with amino-acid sequence MQLAQVANPANPLQLTLGGTIDEVFVVYETYGQLSEDGSNVILVTHALTGDSHPAAHDEHDEPGWWEPLIGPGRPLDTDKYYIICTNVLGGCQGTTGPASPSPVDGKPYGSRFPNITIRDMVHVQKRLLDYLKIEHIFAVVGGSMGGMQALEWAITYPKYMDRVIVIAAPGYSSPQAIAFNKVAKDTIMLDPNWQQGDYYGGAAPDNGLSIARALGMITYQTESMMYKKFGRIRRSGAFEIENYLDYQGQSLVKRFDANSYLCLLNALDLHDLGYGYPSYRAALARIKAEVLVVGVSSDILYPAYQQEELAKILKNLGVRTEYTLIDSLYGHDGFLIDFHLLRPILSRFIRNGVFSKKTEKHHHSFLKARSLAYYGARLVTTE; translated from the coding sequence ATGCAACTTGCTCAAGTGGCTAATCCTGCTAATCCTTTACAGTTGACGCTGGGCGGTACAATAGATGAAGTCTTTGTTGTTTATGAGACTTATGGTCAACTTTCGGAGGACGGCAGTAATGTCATTTTAGTCACTCATGCGCTAACTGGTGACAGCCATCCTGCTGCTCACGACGAACACGATGAACCAGGCTGGTGGGAACCGTTAATTGGACCGGGTCGGCCATTGGATACGGATAAATACTATATAATCTGCACTAATGTGCTGGGCGGGTGTCAGGGTACAACCGGACCAGCTTCGCCAAGCCCGGTCGACGGCAAGCCTTATGGATCACGCTTTCCCAATATAACAATTCGTGATATGGTTCATGTTCAAAAAAGGCTTTTGGACTATTTAAAAATAGAGCATATTTTTGCTGTTGTCGGCGGCTCGATGGGTGGTATGCAAGCGCTTGAGTGGGCTATAACCTACCCGAAGTATATGGACAGAGTTATTGTAATAGCCGCTCCCGGTTATTCTTCACCGCAGGCCATTGCTTTTAACAAGGTGGCTAAAGATACGATTATGCTGGATCCTAATTGGCAGCAAGGAGATTATTACGGGGGAGCCGCACCAGACAATGGTCTAAGCATAGCCCGGGCGCTAGGTATGATTACCTATCAGACTGAATCGATGATGTATAAAAAATTTGGTCGTATTAGACGCAGCGGTGCTTTTGAGATAGAAAACTATTTAGATTATCAAGGTCAAAGCTTAGTTAAGCGGTTTGACGCTAACTCATATCTTTGTTTGTTAAATGCACTTGACCTTCACGATCTAGGTTATGGCTATCCTAGCTATCGGGCAGCTCTTGCCCGCATTAAGGCAGAAGTATTAGTGGTTGGGGTAAGCTCGGATATTTTATATCCGGCCTATCAGCAGGAAGAGCTAGCCAAAATCCTTAAGAATTTAGGCGTTAGAACAGAATACACCCTTATTGACAGTCTTTATGGGCACGATGGTTTTTTAATAGACTTTCATCTATTGCGGCCGATTTTGAGTAGGTTTATTCGCAACGGTGTTTTTTCCAAAAAGACTGAGAAACATCATCATTCTTTTCTTAAGGCGCGCAGTCTGGCATACTACGGTGCTAGGCTAGTCACTACCGAGTAA
- a CDS encoding cell wall-binding repeat-containing protein: MEYYNTVDTTRIPYDNAAEMAVEVTRMVWPAAPPTLGPRVIILVPDRVFQYGFMASSLIHDPINGMLLMTSPDELCSVTREEIVRINPQGTEEIPPIITVGPFRPKVVRDIEKMGYAVLQVRGKNVFETASNVARLRAQCPPESPDGPNSLFIISDEQPYEGMPVPYYSARSGVPILLVQPKRLPPSTARILRDMSDKNVYVVGGRRAVSDKVLNEIAAIVRPPVRRIAGSDPFATAVEFAQYRDPVTRLGWNRAKKGRGDAFTFCNVESWELAIAATALAHQGKHTPLLAVGCEEVPSVVLNYLEFLKPQLKIPVRPPFMHGFVLGSYEVISREAQVQLELAVKIDVQPDNC, translated from the coding sequence TTGGAATATTATAATACTGTGGATACTACCCGAATTCCCTATGACAATGCTGCTGAAATGGCTGTAGAAGTGACAAGAATGGTATGGCCAGCCGCGCCGCCGACCTTAGGCCCCAGGGTTATCATTCTCGTTCCGGATAGAGTTTTTCAATATGGCTTTATGGCTTCAAGCCTGATACATGACCCCATAAACGGTATGCTGCTAATGACATCCCCAGACGAACTGTGCTCGGTGACAAGAGAAGAAATTGTCCGTATAAATCCCCAGGGCACTGAAGAGATACCGCCGATAATTACGGTTGGACCATTTCGGCCTAAAGTAGTGAGAGATATTGAAAAGATGGGCTATGCGGTACTCCAGGTGCGCGGCAAAAATGTTTTTGAAACGGCTTCGAATGTTGCCCGGTTACGCGCCCAATGTCCTCCTGAATCACCTGATGGGCCGAATAGCTTGTTTATAATATCAGATGAACAGCCTTATGAAGGAATGCCTGTCCCGTATTACAGCGCTCGTTCAGGTGTACCAATTTTACTTGTTCAACCAAAACGCTTACCCCCGTCTACGGCCAGAATTCTAAGAGATATGAGCGATAAAAATGTCTATGTTGTAGGCGGACGAAGGGCGGTTTCAGATAAAGTACTTAATGAAATAGCCGCGATAGTAAGGCCACCGGTACGGCGAATTGCCGGCAGTGACCCCTTCGCAACGGCGGTAGAGTTTGCGCAGTACCGCGACCCGGTAACTAGATTGGGGTGGAACCGCGCCAAGAAGGGGCGAGGCGATGCGTTTACCTTCTGCAACGTCGAAAGCTGGGAACTTGCTATTGCAGCAACAGCCTTGGCTCATCAAGGCAAACATACGCCGCTGCTGGCGGTAGGATGTGAGGAAGTTCCATCGGTTGTTTTAAACTACCTTGAGTTTTTAAAACCGCAACTAAAAATACCGGTAAGGCCGCCGTTCATGCACGGGTTTGTACTTGGCAGTTATGAAGTAATCTCCCGCGAAGCTCAAGTTCAACTCGAATTGGCCGTGAAAATAGATGTTCAGCCTGACAACTGCTAA
- a CDS encoding mechanosensitive ion channel family protein, producing the protein MNESSLIMQVIIAVMILTGSLLLGLLFEKVILTRLKTLADKTRWEYDEIIVGALRGRMTRLFIIVGFYSALEVLYLPDEVLHILNSLLLVVFILSVTCATSNIAVGLVNIYAKKASGVFSSTSIFSNLTIISVFIIGALITMQSLGISITPLLTALGVGGLAVALALQDTLTNFFAGLHILAAGPIKPGDYVKLDSGEEGYVVDITWRNTSIKALLDNMIIVPNSKMASCKIINYSLPGKEVLVQIPIGVSYCCDLAQVEKITIQVAQDVMHNVAGGICGYQPVIRICKFGDFSLQFNVLLRVREFADQYIIRHEFLKRLHQRYRAEGIEIPYPIQTIYLKKDDNRNAIHQKDAKSEQH; encoded by the coding sequence ATGAACGAATCTTCGCTGATAATGCAAGTTATCATTGCGGTGATGATTTTAACAGGCTCACTGCTCTTAGGCTTGTTATTCGAGAAAGTAATACTAACCCGCCTTAAAACCTTAGCTGACAAAACGCGCTGGGAATATGACGAAATCATCGTCGGTGCTCTGCGAGGGCGGATGACACGTTTGTTTATTATTGTTGGTTTTTATAGCGCCCTCGAAGTTTTGTATCTGCCTGACGAAGTGCTTCATATTCTTAATAGCTTATTGCTGGTCGTTTTTATTCTTTCGGTAACTTGCGCGACTTCAAATATCGCTGTCGGGTTAGTTAATATTTACGCCAAAAAAGCCAGCGGCGTTTTTTCATCAACATCTATTTTTTCCAACCTTACTATCATATCAGTATTTATTATCGGCGCATTAATCACTATGCAGTCTTTGGGTATATCAATAACCCCACTTTTAACAGCACTTGGCGTCGGCGGCTTAGCGGTTGCTCTAGCGCTTCAAGACACGCTGACAAATTTCTTCGCCGGGCTGCATATACTGGCTGCGGGGCCGATCAAGCCTGGCGACTACGTCAAACTTGATTCGGGTGAAGAAGGATATGTTGTCGACATAACTTGGCGCAACACCTCAATTAAAGCGCTTTTAGACAATATGATTATTGTACCAAACTCCAAAATGGCCTCCTGCAAAATTATCAATTACTCACTACCAGGCAAGGAGGTACTAGTTCAGATACCGATCGGGGTCAGTTACTGCTGTGATTTGGCACAGGTCGAAAAAATTACGATCCAGGTGGCACAAGATGTTATGCATAATGTCGCCGGCGGTATCTGCGGCTATCAGCCGGTTATCAGAATTTGCAAATTCGGTGATTTTAGCCTCCAGTTCAACGTACTGCTGCGAGTCCGCGAATTTGCCGATCAATATATAATTCGCCATGAATTCTTAAAAAGGCTGCACCAGCGTTACCGAGCCGAAGGTATTGAAATCCCTTATCCCATCCAGACCATCTATCTTAAAAAAGACGATAACAGAAATGCTATCCATCAAAAAGATGCTAAAAGCGAGCAACACTGA